Proteins encoded together in one Marinobacter sp. Arc7-DN-1 window:
- a CDS encoding PAS domain-containing hybrid sensor histidine kinase/response regulator, whose product MISAWLLALISITYISILFVIAWAGDKHPGLYRRRLARTHIYALSLAVYFTSWTFYGAVGRATQEGLGFLPIYLGPLLVFVFGAHMLRRIIYISKRNNSTSIADFIASRYGKSQLLAAMIATFALIGSVPYIALQLKAIAMGFAVLSGTGTGYEGLSSAAWKDSAWYITLALAVFTVLFGTRHLESTEHHRGMIQAVAFESLIKLVAFIAVGLFVGYGLYGGFGDLFSRAKDADLMGTLTTDGIEAPAFITQTLVAMLAIICLPRQFHVMVVENTDHRDFEIARWAMPIYLIVASAFVLPIAAAGMLSPEAAAGNPDILILQLPIMAGEEWLAILAFLGGGSAAAAMVIVSSVAIATMVSNEIIMPALLKFFRPGMNRRNDLSYLLLSIRRVAIFVVLLTAYGFYRMAGEDYSLTAFGLLSFAAAAQFGPALVGGIIWRRGNYMGAVWGLGLGFLMWCYTLLLPALATTGWVTDSLIEQGIWGINWTRPTALFGSDLDQISHGIIWSLGINTVVYILLSMLTRQRVREKIQIASFFHDPQPKAETAQHQSWQGEILTSDLQALTDRFMGEERSETIFRNYERRNAIRLHPHRPASAHLMKYIERQLASVIGASTARVVLESTLTGRDMQIEDVVSIVDEASQAMTFSRELLQSAIENISLGVSVVNHQQQLVVWNHRYLELFTYPKGFVKVGRPVEDLMRYNLTNANLSARRIDEIVEDRCTSMREGRPMSYERQRPDGTVLRVDGSPIPGGGYATTFQDITAMRRTEQALKETNIYLEQRVKERTQELQVINEQMLKAKSVAEQANQSKTRFLASASHDLLQPLNAARLFTSALAGKADDTEMKDLVDHIDSSLGAAEEIISTLLDISKLDAGALEPDIGAFPVNEIMRHLATDFSAIAKDQDLELHVVPSSVWIRSDAKLLRRVVQNFLSNAIRYTPEGKILLGCRRLKGYIRIEVWDTGPGIPEDQLAHIFEEFRRFQHGRDKKGLGLGLAIVDRISGMLNHPVSVHSVQGRGSVFGITVPVAAPEQNEPVATKSASTSRRVSNLGGLHFLCIDNDPAILHGMVALLGNWKCDVTAAESLEDAMEKLEGQRPDIILADYQLDDNKNGLDAMDSIRDALSEDIPGILITGYMAPEVREDAINRGYQILYKPVKPAALRALVNKLLKQKRS is encoded by the coding sequence ATGATTAGCGCCTGGTTGCTGGCTCTTATTTCCATCACTTACATTTCGATCCTGTTCGTGATCGCCTGGGCCGGCGACAAACATCCGGGGCTGTATCGGCGGCGCCTGGCACGAACCCATATCTACGCCCTGTCACTGGCAGTTTACTTTACTTCCTGGACCTTCTATGGCGCCGTGGGCCGCGCCACCCAGGAAGGCCTTGGCTTTCTCCCGATTTACCTGGGCCCGCTGCTGGTCTTCGTGTTCGGCGCTCACATGCTGCGCCGGATTATCTACATCAGCAAACGCAACAACAGCACCTCCATCGCCGATTTCATCGCCTCCAGGTACGGCAAATCACAGCTCCTGGCCGCGATGATCGCAACCTTCGCCCTCATAGGCAGCGTTCCCTACATTGCCTTGCAGCTGAAAGCCATTGCCATGGGCTTCGCCGTCCTGTCCGGGACAGGTACCGGCTACGAGGGGCTAAGCTCAGCGGCCTGGAAGGATTCTGCCTGGTACATCACCCTGGCCCTGGCGGTATTCACTGTGCTGTTTGGCACCCGGCACCTGGAATCGACGGAGCACCACCGGGGGATGATTCAGGCGGTCGCCTTCGAGTCCCTGATAAAGCTCGTGGCCTTTATCGCCGTCGGCCTTTTTGTCGGCTACGGCCTGTACGGTGGATTCGGCGACCTGTTTTCCCGGGCGAAAGACGCCGACCTGATGGGCACCCTGACCACCGACGGCATCGAGGCTCCCGCCTTTATCACCCAGACCCTGGTTGCGATGCTGGCTATCATCTGCCTGCCAAGACAATTCCATGTCATGGTGGTCGAGAACACCGATCACCGGGATTTTGAGATCGCGCGCTGGGCCATGCCCATCTACCTGATCGTGGCCTCCGCCTTTGTACTTCCCATCGCTGCGGCGGGCATGCTGTCTCCCGAAGCGGCCGCGGGCAACCCCGATATACTGATTCTCCAGTTGCCGATCATGGCCGGGGAGGAATGGCTTGCGATACTGGCGTTTCTGGGTGGTGGCTCCGCCGCAGCGGCCATGGTGATCGTCAGTTCGGTCGCCATCGCCACCATGGTAAGCAACGAAATTATCATGCCGGCGCTCCTGAAATTTTTCCGGCCGGGGATGAACCGGCGCAACGACCTGAGCTATCTTCTGCTCAGCATTCGCCGTGTCGCGATCTTTGTGGTCCTGCTGACTGCCTATGGCTTCTACCGTATGGCGGGCGAGGATTACAGCCTGACCGCCTTTGGACTGCTTTCCTTCGCAGCAGCCGCGCAGTTCGGGCCGGCGCTGGTTGGTGGTATCATCTGGCGGCGCGGCAACTACATGGGCGCCGTCTGGGGCCTCGGCCTGGGTTTCCTGATGTGGTGCTACACCCTGCTGCTGCCGGCACTCGCAACCACCGGATGGGTAACGGACTCGCTGATTGAACAGGGCATCTGGGGTATCAACTGGACCCGACCCACGGCATTGTTTGGCTCTGATCTGGATCAGATCAGCCATGGCATTATCTGGAGCCTTGGCATAAATACCGTGGTCTACATCCTGCTTTCCATGCTTACCCGACAACGGGTGCGGGAAAAAATCCAGATTGCCTCGTTCTTTCACGATCCCCAGCCGAAAGCGGAAACCGCCCAGCACCAGAGCTGGCAGGGCGAGATTCTGACCTCTGACCTGCAGGCCCTCACCGACCGTTTCATGGGCGAGGAGCGTTCCGAGACGATTTTCCGGAATTACGAGCGCCGCAACGCCATCCGGCTGCACCCACACCGTCCTGCATCCGCCCACCTCATGAAGTACATCGAGCGGCAGCTGGCTTCCGTTATCGGGGCCTCCACGGCCCGCGTGGTGCTGGAATCCACCCTCACCGGTCGCGACATGCAGATTGAGGACGTGGTCAGCATCGTCGATGAGGCCTCCCAGGCCATGACGTTCAGCCGGGAACTGCTACAGTCAGCCATTGAAAACATCAGTCTGGGCGTCTCGGTGGTTAACCATCAGCAACAACTGGTGGTCTGGAATCATCGCTATCTCGAGCTGTTCACTTACCCCAAGGGGTTTGTCAAGGTTGGGCGCCCGGTCGAAGATCTGATGCGGTATAACCTGACCAACGCCAACCTGTCAGCCCGCAGGATTGATGAAATTGTCGAGGACCGCTGCACCAGCATGCGGGAAGGCCGGCCGATGTCCTACGAGCGCCAGAGGCCCGACGGAACCGTCCTGCGGGTAGACGGCAGCCCGATACCCGGGGGTGGCTATGCAACCACCTTCCAGGACATCACAGCCATGCGAAGGACCGAGCAGGCCCTCAAGGAAACCAATATCTACCTTGAACAACGGGTGAAGGAGCGTACCCAGGAGCTTCAGGTCATCAATGAGCAGATGCTGAAAGCGAAATCCGTTGCCGAGCAGGCCAACCAGAGCAAGACCCGGTTTCTGGCATCGGCCAGTCATGATCTGTTGCAGCCCCTCAATGCGGCCCGTCTGTTTACCTCTGCCCTGGCTGGCAAGGCCGACGATACTGAAATGAAAGATCTGGTGGATCATATTGACAGTTCCCTCGGTGCTGCCGAAGAGATCATCAGTACATTGCTTGATATCTCCAAACTTGATGCAGGTGCACTGGAACCGGACATCGGGGCCTTCCCGGTTAATGAGATCATGCGACATCTTGCGACCGACTTTTCGGCGATTGCCAAGGATCAGGACCTGGAGCTCCACGTTGTACCCAGCAGTGTCTGGATCCGCTCGGACGCCAAATTGCTGCGCCGTGTGGTCCAGAATTTCCTGTCCAATGCCATACGCTATACGCCGGAAGGGAAGATTCTGCTCGGCTGCCGGAGATTAAAGGGGTATATCCGCATTGAAGTCTGGGACACGGGTCCGGGTATACCCGAAGACCAGCTGGCGCACATTTTCGAGGAGTTTCGCCGTTTCCAGCACGGCCGGGACAAGAAAGGGCTCGGGCTCGGCCTGGCCATCGTGGACCGGATCAGTGGCATGCTGAACCATCCGGTCAGCGTACACTCGGTTCAGGGCCGTGGCAGTGTGTTCGGAATCACCGTCCCTGTCGCCGCGCCGGAACAGAACGAGCCCGTCGCCACTAAGTCTGCCTCAACCTCACGACGGGTTTCGAACCTCGGCGGCCTGCACTTCCTGTGTATCGACAACGACCCTGCCATTCTTCACGGCATGGTGGCTTTGCTTGGTAACTGGAAGTGTGATGTGACCGCTGCGGAAAGCCTCGAAGATGCCATGGAAAAACTGGAAGGCCAGAGACCCGATATTATACTTGCCGATTACCAGCTTGATGATAACAAGAATGGCCTGGATGCCATGGACAGTATCCGTGACGCGCTTAGCGAGGACATCCCGGGGATACTTATCACCGGGTATATGGCACCCGAAGTTCGGGAAGATGCCATTAACCGTGGTTACCAGATTCTCTACAAGCCTGTAAAACCCGCTGCATTGCGGGCGCTGGTTAACAAGTTACTCAAGCAGAAGCGCTCATGA
- a CDS encoding response regulator produces MTDSKTDFNPFGKLTFLIIDDFENFRLSIRQMLRSCGADKIELVAHANPAIQYCTYNHVDVVLCDFNLGEGKNGQHILEELRHKKLLKRSSLFLMVTAETSKEMVMGAREYQPDAYLTKPINRAVLEKRLGSLISQRNALMPINREIDRENYPEAISLCLQALPRQPRYKTWLMKTLGDLYFQLGDLAHALKVFDDVLAQRELSWARFGRCKVLLAKRSFDDAVDGLRELIAKHPDYMEAYDLLAEGLERQGRPTQAQQILEQAAQHSPNALLRQKHLAELAGSNQDMDTASDAWRRTVELGTYSIHDNSGHYLALGQTLSDLSEGDLEEEGAARAKEALAMLKKMEKRFAEEEDIAVRSQIIQCRVYAGQGQDQQAAKILERIRPELQDTTTLDVQTALDYAKTLFRMSHETEAKQLLAEMAERFSDDPDTLQKIESLLDEPVGFRQKIMARTLNRDGIRAFESGDLREAADTFTKALEIVPDHAALNLNLVQVLMKEYDNNPEKTDLLRRCQTCLDRLSNLPGQHRQHRRYIALQRKLKGLTE; encoded by the coding sequence ATGACCGATTCAAAAACCGATTTCAATCCTTTCGGCAAGCTGACATTCCTGATTATTGATGACTTCGAGAACTTCCGGTTGTCCATACGCCAGATGTTACGCAGCTGTGGCGCAGACAAAATCGAATTGGTTGCCCATGCCAATCCGGCTATCCAGTACTGCACCTACAACCACGTTGATGTAGTGCTCTGTGACTTCAACCTTGGGGAAGGCAAAAACGGGCAGCACATACTGGAAGAACTCCGCCATAAAAAGCTCCTGAAGCGCTCCTCCCTGTTTCTGATGGTCACCGCCGAGACATCCAAGGAAATGGTAATGGGGGCTCGGGAATATCAGCCGGATGCCTATCTGACCAAACCGATCAACCGGGCAGTTCTAGAGAAAAGACTTGGCAGCCTCATCAGCCAGCGTAACGCGCTTATGCCCATTAACCGGGAAATCGACCGGGAGAACTATCCGGAGGCCATCTCCCTATGCCTCCAGGCACTCCCCAGGCAACCCCGCTACAAAACCTGGTTGATGAAAACCCTGGGAGACCTCTACTTCCAACTGGGGGATCTCGCTCACGCGCTCAAGGTTTTTGACGATGTGCTGGCCCAACGTGAGCTTTCATGGGCAAGGTTTGGCCGCTGCAAAGTCCTGCTTGCAAAACGAAGCTTCGACGACGCAGTTGATGGACTTCGGGAGCTTATCGCCAAGCATCCAGACTATATGGAAGCCTATGACCTCCTCGCGGAAGGTCTGGAGCGACAGGGTCGTCCGACCCAGGCCCAGCAAATACTCGAACAGGCCGCACAACACTCCCCTAATGCCCTGCTCAGACAGAAGCATCTGGCGGAGCTGGCCGGCTCCAATCAGGACATGGACACTGCGTCGGATGCGTGGCGCCGGACCGTTGAGCTCGGAACCTACTCGATTCACGACAACTCTGGCCATTATCTTGCTCTCGGGCAAACGTTGTCCGACCTCAGTGAGGGCGATCTGGAAGAAGAAGGCGCCGCGCGGGCCAAAGAAGCACTGGCTATGCTGAAAAAAATGGAAAAACGGTTCGCGGAGGAAGAAGACATCGCGGTGCGCAGTCAGATCATTCAGTGCCGGGTGTATGCTGGCCAGGGGCAGGATCAGCAGGCGGCCAAGATCCTCGAAAGAATCAGGCCTGAGCTTCAGGACACCACAACACTGGACGTACAAACGGCGCTGGACTATGCAAAAACCCTGTTCCGGATGAGCCACGAGACGGAAGCGAAACAGCTTCTGGCCGAAATGGCCGAACGTTTCAGCGATGATCCAGACACCCTGCAGAAAATCGAAAGTCTCCTGGACGAGCCTGTCGGATTCCGTCAGAAGATCATGGCCCGCACGCTTAACCGCGACGGCATCAGGGCGTTTGAGTCCGGGGACCTGCGGGAAGCCGCGGACACGTTTACCAAAGCCCTGGAAATTGTTCCTGATCATGCCGCCCTGAACCTGAACCTGGTGCAGGTGCTGATGAAGGAATACGACAATAACCCGGAAAAAACCGATCTTCTCAGGCGTTGCCAGACCTGCCTGGACCGGTTATCAAACCTGCCAGGGCAACACCGCCAACACCGACGTTATATCGCCTTGCAACGCAAGCTGAAGGGGCTCACCGAATGA
- a CDS encoding sodium:solute symporter family protein, with product MSQFAINIIFVGASFLIYILIAVWAKAGSTKDFYVAGGGVHPITNGMAIGADWMSAASFISMAGLIAAGGYANSTFLMGWTGGYVLLAMLLAPYLRKFGKFTVPEFIGDRFYSKNARLVAVICLIVASVTYVIGQMAGAGVAFSRFLEVDATLGLIIAAVVVFIYAVMGGMKGITYTQVAQYCVLIVAYTIPAVFISVQLTGNPIPGLGLFSTHVDSGMPLLSKLNQVITDLGFNEYTADVDNKLNMVLFTLSLMIGTAGLPHVIIRFFTVPKVADARWSAGWALVFIALLYLTAPAVASMARLNLMTTIYPDGTAAEPIQYDERPNWIREWEITGLIQFTDKNEDGRIQLYNDSEAFQSEADARGWKGNELVVNRDILVLANPEIANLPGWVVGLIAAGGLAAALSTAAGLLLAISSAVSHDLIKGSINPNISEKGELLAARISMAVAIAVATWLGANPPGFAAQVVALAFGIAAASLFPALMMGIFSKRVNNTGAISGMLTGLGFTLAYIFVYKGWLFIPGTNNLADTPENWVLGISPLSIGAVGAIVNFAVAFIVSNATEEPPVEIQELVESVRYPRGSGQAQDH from the coding sequence ATGAGCCAATTTGCCATCAACATCATTTTCGTAGGGGCCTCGTTCCTCATCTATATCCTGATCGCTGTCTGGGCGAAAGCCGGTAGCACCAAGGACTTCTACGTTGCCGGCGGCGGCGTTCATCCGATCACCAACGGTATGGCGATCGGTGCCGACTGGATGTCAGCGGCATCCTTCATTTCCATGGCGGGCCTGATTGCCGCCGGTGGTTACGCCAACTCCACCTTCCTGATGGGCTGGACCGGCGGTTACGTTCTGCTTGCGATGCTGCTGGCCCCGTACCTGCGGAAGTTCGGTAAGTTCACCGTACCCGAGTTCATCGGTGATCGTTTTTACAGCAAGAATGCGCGCCTGGTGGCGGTTATCTGTCTGATCGTCGCGTCCGTGACCTACGTAATCGGCCAGATGGCCGGTGCCGGTGTTGCCTTCTCACGCTTCCTCGAAGTTGACGCCACCCTGGGTCTGATCATTGCTGCGGTCGTGGTCTTCATCTACGCCGTTATGGGAGGCATGAAGGGTATCACCTACACCCAGGTTGCCCAGTACTGCGTGCTGATCGTCGCCTACACCATCCCTGCCGTGTTCATCTCCGTGCAACTGACCGGTAACCCTATTCCCGGTCTCGGCCTGTTCTCCACCCACGTGGACTCCGGCATGCCGCTACTCTCCAAGCTGAATCAGGTCATCACCGACCTCGGCTTCAACGAGTACACCGCGGACGTGGACAACAAACTGAACATGGTCCTGTTTACCCTGTCACTGATGATCGGTACTGCTGGCCTGCCGCACGTCATCATCCGCTTCTTCACCGTGCCGAAAGTTGCCGACGCGCGCTGGTCAGCCGGCTGGGCCCTGGTTTTCATCGCCCTGCTGTACCTGACTGCGCCGGCTGTTGCTTCCATGGCGCGCCTGAACCTGATGACCACCATCTACCCGGACGGCACCGCAGCTGAGCCAATCCAGTACGATGAGCGTCCGAACTGGATCAGGGAGTGGGAAATTACCGGTCTGATTCAGTTCACCGACAAGAACGAAGATGGCCGTATCCAGTTGTATAACGACAGCGAAGCTTTCCAATCCGAGGCTGACGCCCGTGGCTGGAAAGGCAACGAGCTGGTCGTTAACCGGGATATCCTGGTTCTGGCCAACCCGGAAATCGCCAACCTGCCAGGCTGGGTGGTCGGTCTCATTGCGGCGGGCGGCCTCGCGGCAGCACTGTCCACAGCAGCGGGCCTGTTGCTGGCGATTTCCTCCGCGGTGAGTCATGACCTGATCAAGGGGTCTATCAACCCGAACATCTCGGAGAAAGGCGAACTGCTGGCAGCACGGATCTCCATGGCTGTCGCGATCGCGGTGGCGACCTGGCTTGGCGCCAATCCCCCGGGCTTCGCGGCACAGGTGGTGGCACTTGCCTTCGGTATTGCCGCCGCGTCCCTGTTCCCGGCGCTGATGATGGGTATCTTCTCCAAGCGTGTTAACAACACCGGTGCCATCTCCGGCATGCTGACCGGCCTGGGCTTCACCCTGGCGTACATCTTCGTCTATAAGGGCTGGCTGTTCATTCCGGGTACCAACAACCTGGCAGATACCCCGGAGAACTGGGTGCTGGGCATCTCCCCGCTGTCCATCGGCGCGGTTGGCGCAATTGTCAACTTTGCGGTAGCCTTCATTGTATCCAACGCAACTGAAGAGCCGCCCGTTGAGATTCAGGAGCTGGTTGAAAGCGTCCGTTACCCACGTGGGTCCGGCCAAGCTCAAGACCACTGA
- a CDS encoding PolC-type DNA polymerase III has protein sequence MLEQIKQWIEQRRGGKIGSHDPDNLPHPKSPGEQLLSDCRLIVLDLETTGLNAAKDEVIAIGAVAIRGGIIHLSDQFDLILRRPELDIRETVLIHGIGPEALTQGQETEDALLYLLEWMNGDPVLAYHSAFDQKFLERTLRAQIGYTLSHTWMDVADLMPAFFPNTKTGGKGLDHWADYFGLEVTERHHAASDALATAELTLVALNKARKEGVKTLKGLHDKLLYHRRLQNMHRF, from the coding sequence ATGCTGGAACAGATAAAACAATGGATAGAGCAGCGCCGGGGCGGGAAGATTGGCAGCCACGACCCGGACAATCTGCCCCATCCCAAATCACCGGGGGAGCAGCTGCTATCCGATTGCCGCCTGATTGTACTCGATCTGGAAACCACGGGGCTGAATGCTGCGAAAGATGAGGTCATCGCAATCGGCGCTGTTGCCATCCGGGGCGGCATTATCCACCTCAGTGACCAGTTTGATCTGATTCTGAGGCGACCGGAACTGGATATACGGGAAACCGTACTCATCCACGGAATTGGCCCCGAAGCCCTTACCCAGGGCCAGGAAACCGAAGATGCACTGCTTTACCTGCTGGAATGGATGAACGGCGATCCCGTACTGGCCTATCACTCGGCATTCGACCAGAAATTCCTGGAGAGAACCCTACGGGCCCAGATTGGCTACACCCTGAGCCACACCTGGATGGACGTTGCAGACCTGATGCCGGCCTTTTTTCCGAATACAAAGACGGGCGGCAAGGGCCTTGATCACTGGGCGGACTATTTTGGCCTGGAGGTTACTGAACGGCACCACGCCGCGTCCGATGCCCTGGCGACCGCAGAGCTGACCCTGGTGGCCCTGAACAAGGCCCGGAAGGAGGGGGTAAAAACCCTTAAGGGACTCCACGACAAGCTTCTTTATCACCGGCGACTGCAAAACATGCATCGTTTTTAA
- a CDS encoding sensor histidine kinase, which yields MNNHNIDFSMVLASAVHDMKNSLGMLLNSLDELRSEQERALGESSRFNTLQYEAERMHNDLVQLLGIYRLGENNLSAHIEEHFVPDFLSEHLVRHTPLLKGLGIDCSVEAEEINGFFDEDLLTGALNNTINNAIRYTKSKIRLTAGERDGYLVIGVEDDGKGYPDSMQHTGTLSFKSLDFKSGSTSLGLFFASSVAELHSDGKRTGAIKLHNGGSLGGGVFEIWLP from the coding sequence ATGAACAACCATAATATTGATTTTTCAATGGTCCTTGCCTCCGCTGTTCACGATATGAAGAACTCCCTTGGTATGCTCCTGAATTCCCTGGACGAACTGCGATCAGAACAGGAGAGAGCACTGGGGGAGTCTTCACGATTCAATACCCTGCAGTATGAAGCCGAACGCATGCATAACGACCTGGTTCAGCTTCTGGGTATCTACCGGCTGGGGGAAAATAACCTGTCTGCTCATATTGAGGAGCACTTTGTGCCCGACTTCCTCTCCGAACACCTGGTCCGGCACACCCCGCTACTCAAGGGTCTGGGCATTGATTGCTCGGTAGAGGCCGAGGAGATTAACGGCTTTTTCGACGAGGATCTTTTGACCGGCGCGCTCAATAACACCATCAATAACGCCATACGCTACACCAAGAGCAAGATCCGCCTTACGGCCGGCGAAAGGGACGGCTATCTCGTGATAGGTGTTGAAGACGACGGAAAGGGGTACCCGGACAGCATGCAGCACACTGGCACCCTGAGCTTCAAATCCCTGGATTTCAAAAGTGGCAGCACCAGCCTCGGGCTGTTCTTTGCGTCTTCCGTTGCCGAGCTTCACAGCGACGGGAAAAGAACCGGAGCCATCAAATTGCACAATGGCGGCAGCCTTGGTGGTGGCGTTTTTGAAATCTGGTTGCCCTGA
- a CDS encoding reverse transcriptase domain-containing protein, whose translation MLEPTFSDHSYGFRPGRSAHQAVKAMQQHINEGHRWGWSIWILAQFFDRVNHDVLMSLLARRHHRPPDTDPDPTLSAKPACWTVGWSARDGKDATSGPLSPLLSNVLLTELDRELERRGHRFLPLRGRLQYLRS comes from the coding sequence TTGCTGGAACCGACCTTCTCGGATCACAGTTACGGCTTCCGGCCTGGGAGAAGTGCCCATCAGGCGGTCAAGGCGATGCAGCAGCACATCAATGAGGGCCACCGTTGGGGTTGGTCGATCTGGATTCTGGCCCAGTTCTTTGACCGGGTCAACCACGATGTGCTGATGAGCCTGCTGGCTCGTCGCCATCACCGACCGCCGGATACTGACCCTGATCCGACGTTATCTGCGAAGCCGGCATGCTGGACGGTGGGGTGGTCAGCCCGAGACGGGAAGGACGCCACAAGCGGCCCGCTCTCGCCTCTGCTCTCCAATGTTCTTTTGACCGAACTGGACAGGGAGCTGGAGCGCCGGGGCCATCGGTTTCTGCCGCTACGCGGACGACTGCAATATCTACGTTCGTAG
- a CDS encoding DUF4212 domain-containing protein, protein MSVGHSYDAEKYWKANLRLIFGSLIVWALVSYGFAILLRPMLAGIPIGGTDLGFWFAQQGSILTFIALIFFYAWRMNKIDEQFGVHEE, encoded by the coding sequence ATGTCAGTTGGTCATAGCTACGACGCTGAGAAGTACTGGAAGGCGAATCTGCGCCTGATATTCGGGAGCCTGATTGTCTGGGCCCTGGTATCTTATGGCTTTGCAATTCTGCTTCGTCCGATGCTCGCGGGCATTCCGATTGGTGGCACCGATCTGGGCTTCTGGTTCGCCCAGCAAGGCTCCATCCTTACGTTTATCGCTCTGATCTTCTTCTACGCTTGGCGCATGAATAAGATCGACGAACAATTCGGCGTGCACGAGGAGTAA
- a CDS encoding group II intron maturase-specific domain-containing protein, with amino-acid sequence MLRRSRGRSLLTTIQHLNPVLRGWANYYRLTDSKRSVEAMDGWVRRRLRLILWRQWKRVHTRARNLMRLGLVEERAWKSATNGRGPWWNSGASHMNAALPKKVFNRLSLVSLLDTMTRLQSQP; translated from the coding sequence TTGCTCCGACGATCACGGGGGCGATCGCTGCTGACCACCATCCAACACCTGAATCCAGTGCTGCGAGGGTGGGCGAACTACTACCGCCTGACCGACTCAAAGCGCTCGGTAGAGGCGATGGACGGGTGGGTACGGCGACGACTCCGCCTGATCCTGTGGCGACAATGGAAGCGAGTTCACACTCGAGCTCGCAACCTGATGCGGCTTGGACTGGTGGAGGAACGGGCTTGGAAAAGCGCGACAAACGGGCGCGGGCCTTGGTGGAATAGCGGGGCATCGCATATGAATGCCGCACTCCCCAAGAAGGTCTTTAACCGCCTGTCTCTGGTAAGCTTGTTGGATACGATGACTCGGCTTCAGAGCCAGCCATGA